CCCGTAGCCGCCGTGCCGCGGATCCCAGACGCCCGCGACGGAGTTCAGGCGCACCCCTTCCAGGTCCAGGCTCTCGATCTGGAAGCGGTACACGCCGTCGCCGCCCTGGATGGTCCCCGCGCGCGCCAGAACGGGCAGGAACGGTCGCTCCGGATCCTCTCCCTTGAGCGCCAGCGCGAAGCGGTCCGCGGCGACGGCGACGGCCGCCGGATCCGCGGCGGGCACCGCTATGCTGGCGAGCTCGCCCTCTACGTCACGCAGCGTGTAAGAGGTATCGGGTAGCTGCAGCGCGACCTGCACCCCGCGCAACACTGTGTTGCGCAGCACGGCCCGGTCTCCCGCCGGTGGTGGAGCGGGATCGGACGGTCGCTGCGCCTCGAGGAGCGCTTGGTAGTTCCACGGGGCGTCCCGCGCGGGCTTGACCAGGATCAGGCTGGCGTCGGTGATGTTTCCCGAGCCGGTAAGTATGCGCCCCCGCAGGAGCGCGTTGGCGTCCAGGCTGAAGCGCGCCGACGGCGCCTCGAGGAACGGCCGCGCCTCCAGGTCCGCCCAACGAACGCCGGCCATCAGAGCGGACACCGGGCCGGGCAGGGGAGCGTCCGGGCTCTCCCAGGCCGCGGCGAGCTCCGCGACCCTGGCCTCGAACGTCGCGATCTGGGCGGCGCCGCTCGCGGCTGAGAAGGGAGCATCCGGCACGCCTCGCCGGACGGCCAGGACGACGCCGACGGCCACCGCCGCCACGGCGAGAACGAACCCGCTGGATGCCGCCAGGCTCTTGCGAACGGGCATCCTTCAGTCCCCGCGCGGGTTCAAAACGCCTGTCCCACGGCGAGGTGAAACTGCAGCCTGTTGAAGAAGGTCTGCTCCTCCTCGAACAGTAGCTGCACGCGGGTCGGCTCGCCGTCCTCGGGGATCTCGAACAGCGGGCCCTGCGGCGAGGCCTGCGGGTTGAACGCCAGGTCCATGCGGATGGGCCCGACGGGGCTGCGAATACGGAGGCCCACCCCGGGCGTGATGCGCCAATCGGAATCCAGCTCGTCGAGCCCGCCGACGGTGACCGTGCCCGCGTCGGCGAAGGTCGCGAGGCGCACCCGGTCGGGCAGGAACGGGGAAGGGAAGCGCAGCTCGAGGCTGGCTATCGCCGAGGTCGTGCCGCCGACCGGTACGAAGACCGTGTCCGTCGCCACCCCGGATTCCACGTCCTCCTGCTGGAATATCCACACGCCGGGGCCGAGGGTGTTCTGCCCGAAGCCGCGCACGCTCGTGGCCCCGCCCGCGAACAGCCGTTCGTCCGGCGGCAGAACGTCCTCGCGCGCGGCCTCTACGTTGGCCGAGTCGGTGGTCACGGTCGCCGTGCCGAGAAAGCTCGATACGCGGGCCTGAACGGCCACGACCCAGTCCGGGCGGACCTCGGCATACGTGGCCGCGCCGACGCCCACCTGGACGAAGTCCAGATCCGACCCCAGGCTCGGCGTCGCCCAGGTGGTGGACGCTCTCAGCTGGTAGCCCCCGCGGGGGTCGATGGGCCCGTCGCGCCGGTCACGCGTCCAACTCACGTCGAAGCCGTTGCGCCAGCGCGGTTCCAGCAGCACCGAGACGTCGTCCTGGCACACGCTCAGCGTGAGGCAGAACACCGCTCGCGACGCCTCCACCGAGGCCCGCTCCGCGTTGACGCCGATGGCCCCCAGGTCTCCCGAGCGGAAGCTGCGCTGCAGCCCCAATCGGCCGCCGCGCGCGTTGCGCTGGAATACCTGCGGCTCGCTGACGCGCTCGACGAATCCGCTGAGCGCGATCTGATTGCGCGCGCTGATGAAGAAGGGGCGCGTGAAGTCCGCGGTGAGCTGATAGTCGAGCTCATCCCCGAAGTCGAGCTCGTTGCCCAGCACGTCCGTCTCGAACTCGTTGCACACGCTTCTGCCGAAATCGAACGCTAGGGGGTCGCCCAGACCCAGCTTCGACACGCTACCGCCGATCGCCAGCCGCCGCGCCCCGCCCAGAAAGGACCTGCTCACCCACGTGGCGTCCACCCGGCCGCAGCCCACGTCGCCGAACCCCAAGCCGGCGTCCATCAGGTGCACGTCGCCTTCGGCCACTTGAACCAGGACGGACGCCTGGGTGCTGTCGGCCGGAGTGACCTGCAGGGAATCGGGTGCCATGGCGACACTCGCGAAGCGCACGATCTCCAGGTTGTAGAGGCCGCGCTGAGCCTCCGACAGCCTATCGACCTGGAGCAGCTCACCCTGGCGCACCCCCACCTGCCGGATAATCGTGCCGCGGCCCAGCCGCTCGGCGCCGACCAGGATCACCGTATCCACGCGCACGATGGGCCCCGGGATGGCGAGCAACTCGGCGTCGGCCCGGTCCCTGAGCGTATCGACGCCGAAGTTCCGCAGGATCTCGGAGAACGCGTGCCCGCGCTGGCGCAACTGCGCCTGGACGGTGTCCGCCGAGGCGGAGAAAAGTGCCAGCTTGAACGTATCGCCCTCGGCCAGCGGCAGACGCTCGCGGAGCCGAGCCGTGTCCAGAACGCCGGCCAAACCCTCCAGCCCCAGGCGCTCCACGAACACAGCATCGCTGCGCGCGATACGGAAGGTGACCCGCACTGATGGTGCCTCTCCAGCGGGCGCGGTCCGAGGCGACTCGATCTCCAGGACCATGGGCCGGACGGTGGTGCCGAAGAAGCCGTTCTGCCGGTAGAACAGCGCGAGTCGACCCACGTCGTCGCGCAGCGTCTCGAGGTTCAGATAGCCACGCTGACGGCCGAGTCCCCCCACGCAGACGGGCATGCCGAGAAGCGCACACCGGCTCGCGCGCGTGCCCACGAGCGCCCGCAGAGAGTCCGCCGAAAAGGGCTCCGCCCCCTCGAACACGACCTCATCGATCTCGCTCCCCGTGAGGTCGACGAAGGTGGGAAACAGCTCGGCCCCGGCGCCGCGAACGCAGCCCGCAGCGGCGACCGTCACCAGCAGCGCCTGCACGACGCTCCGCCGGCGGCGGTGTAGCGGTCGCTCGGTGCGCGAACGAGGTCGAACCATCAGCGTCTTCGGGGGCTCCATTGGCGAGAGGATTCTGAGCGCTGTCGCCACCTCCCGCAATCGCCGCGGAGACCCGGCGGCGGGGGGGGAAGACGGCGCGTCCCGTCCACACCACGTACCCCCGTGGGCGCGGATTGACCCGGTGCCTCCGTTTCGGTAGTCTAACAAGCTGTGCCGGCGCCGTTCGGGGGTTTGTCCGCGAGCGGCGCCATTGACGACACCCGATACCCGTGGCGAGCCGCCCGCGGAACCACATATGGCCAAGCACCGAAACGTCCCGCACCATTCCCACGAGGACCCCGACGACAAGTTCGTCGCGGCCGTCGTCACCGGAACCGACTGGTTCAAGCGGAATTCGCGGGTCGTCACGATAGCCGCCATCGCCCTCTTCATAGTGGTCGCCGGCGGCCTCTATTGGGTGCGCTACCAGAGGACTCTTCGGGA
This genomic window from Gemmatimonadota bacterium contains:
- a CDS encoding BamA/TamA family outer membrane protein, encoding MVRPRSRTERPLHRRRRSVVQALLVTVAAAGCVRGAGAELFPTFVDLTGSEIDEVVFEGAEPFSADSLRALVGTRASRCALLGMPVCVGGLGRQRGYLNLETLRDDVGRLALFYRQNGFFGTTVRPMVLEIESPRTAPAGEAPSVRVTFRIARSDAVFVERLGLEGLAGVLDTARLRERLPLAEGDTFKLALFSASADTVQAQLRQRGHAFSEILRNFGVDTLRDRADAELLAIPGPIVRVDTVILVGAERLGRGTIIRQVGVRQGELLQVDRLSEAQRGLYNLEIVRFASVAMAPDSLQVTPADSTQASVLVQVAEGDVHLMDAGLGFGDVGCGRVDATWVSRSFLGGARRLAIGGSVSKLGLGDPLAFDFGRSVCNEFETDVLGNELDFGDELDYQLTADFTRPFFISARNQIALSGFVERVSEPQVFQRNARGGRLGLQRSFRSGDLGAIGVNAERASVEASRAVFCLTLSVCQDDVSVLLEPRWRNGFDVSWTRDRRDGPIDPRGGYQLRASTTWATPSLGSDLDFVQVGVGAATYAEVRPDWVVAVQARVSSFLGTATVTTDSANVEAAREDVLPPDERLFAGGATSVRGFGQNTLGPGVWIFQQEDVESGVATDTVFVPVGGTTSAIASLELRFPSPFLPDRVRLATFADAGTVTVGGLDELDSDWRITPGVGLRIRSPVGPIRMDLAFNPQASPQGPLFEIPEDGEPTRVQLLFEEEQTFFNRLQFHLAVGQAF